In one Zonotrichia leucophrys gambelii isolate GWCS_2022_RI chromosome W, RI_Zleu_2.0, whole genome shotgun sequence genomic region, the following are encoded:
- the LOC135459267 gene encoding large ribosomal subunit protein eL37-like: MTKGTSSFGKRRNKTHTLCRRCGSKAYHLQKSTCGKCGYPAKRKRNYNWSAKAKRRNTTGTGRMRHLKRVYRRFRNGFREGATPKPKRAAVAASSSS; this comes from the exons ATG aCAAAGGGTACATCATCATTTGGTAAGCGAAGAAATAAGACACACACCTTGTGTCGTCGGTGTGGGTCCAAGGCGTACCATCTGCAGAAATCTACCTGTGGGAAATGTGGTTACCCTGCTAAGCGTAAGAGAAATT ATAACTGGAGTGCAAAGGCTAAAAGACGCAACACCACTGGTACTGGTCGCATGAGGCACCTGAAAAGGGTCTACCGTCGATTCAG GAATGGATTCCGTGAGGGAGCCACGCCAAAGCCCAAGAGAGCAGCTGTTGCAGCCTCCAGTTCATCATAA